The Macaca thibetana thibetana isolate TM-01 chromosome 9, ASM2454274v1, whole genome shotgun sequence region CATCAGAGCACAGTAGATAACAAGGAAGGAGCACAGACTTTGGAGAGGACAGACCTCCATTCAAACCCTCCCctgccacttcccagctgtgtgacctgaaATGAGTCACCAACACTTCCTGCACCTCGGTTTCCTCACCTGTCAATAAAGCAAGTTCAACAACCACAACTGAGGTTGCTGAGAGGATTGAATGGAACCATCTTATGGGAAAATGCCACCCAGCACAAGTCCTGGTGTAGAACAAGTGTTCATGAATTAgttcccctcccacctcctccaaaCCTAGAGTGCACTGAAGAAAAGAGTGAGAGCCAAGAACACATTATGGGCGGAGAGAAAGCTCACGCTTCTTCATGTGGTCCAGTTCTGATCTCAGGCTCTGTAGCTGTCTCTCTAAGTTGGCCAGCTTAGCCTCAGCAACTGCAAAGCAACAAGGAGAAGGTATTTATGGAGAAGACCTTAAGTTGGAGAGTGGagcattttgaaaaaaacaaagtggCTTACTAAGAAGAACGCTTATTTgaggaaaataagaaagcaaaagaaataaaagggggaaaatgaCTACATTCCTGCTTCCCAGCTATACGTCTGCATCCCTTCACAACCCGGAACTTCAGGCCTGGACCCCTGTCTCCACATACAGCTTGCATATTGTCATATTGTAAGAATTCATAAGCAAATACTCAACTCATTACTCTTCTTTCTGAAAACTTTTCTttgtcattcattttcatttctcattccAGATACACTTTTTaatacctttattattttgacagACTGGTAGACAAATATGAATAAGTAGGTTGtcattgttcttttgttcttaCTGAATTTGCTCCATTTTTCTCTGAACTAAGTTgctgtgatgttccccttcacCCAGGGTTCGAAAAAGGCAGAACGTTTTCATGCCACTCTTGTGACAATGGACATAAACCCAATCCCCTAAAGGGCCTATTTCCTCCCTGGCACCCTGGAGGTGCACACTGGACTGTTTCCACTGAAGAAAAGCCAGGGCCCATCTGCTAAGGGGCCTGACGAGGGAATGGCCCTACATGGCTTGAACGTCTGCATCTGGGCACCTATGGGAGTCCCCTCAGGCCCCAAGTAAAGCTGAGAGGACTGGGGGCGCTGGGCCAGGATGCAAAGTTGTGCATCTTCCCATGAGGCAGCAGGAGAAGGGGACCTCCCAGCTGGCCCTCCAGCTCCTCAGGCCCGGGACCCCCAGGCCACCATGCTAAGGTATGCCCCTTACCTGAATTGTCCCCATGATCTCCTTTTTGTCCCCTTGGTCCTGGAATTCCAGGAGCCCCTGTGTTTCCTGGGGGCCCCGACTTCCCAGGAGGGCCCTGCAAACCTCTGAGCCCTTGACCTGTTGCAAGACAAAGGGAAGATGACCCAGTgactgtcattcttttttttttttttttccaaaaagctCAATACTCCATTCATGTTTACCCCCGGAACAGCCAGTGAGCTAGTGATGTAACCCAAAAAAGGAAGACCCTCCTGCATCCCAGTAGAAGGCCTGCACCAAGGCCAGCTCCCTAAGCAGGTGGGACACCCCTCTGTAGGGACAACCACACACCCCCAGTTCCTGTGTGGAAATATGGGATCCTGGAGAGTCAGCGAGCAGCTTTGTTTTGGAGACAATGGTATTTTACAGGGATTGTTCTGAGTGTAGCTTGGGTCCTGATGAAAGGGGAACCttaagccgggtgcggtggctcacgcctgtaatcccagcactttgggaggccgaggtgggtggatcacgaggtcaggagatcaagatcatcctggttaacacggtgaaacaccgtctctactaaacatataaaaaaaattagccaagcgtggtggcgggtgcctgtagtcccagctactcgggaggctgaggcaggagaatggcgtgaacccgggaggtggaggttgcagtgagcggagattgcgccactgcactccagcctgggtgacagagcgagactccatctcaaaaaaataaaaggggagCCTCCCCAAGTCTGTGCTTTAACCCTTGTGTGGCAGGCTCAAGCACAGATTTGCTTGAACACCTGCTGGAGGTGGAGATTTAGGAAGCCACAGAAACCTGTCCCAGACCTGGCTCTCCCTTTTCCCCCTTGGGTCCATCTCGCCCATCTCTGCCTGGGGTGCCATTGGTGACGGGGATGCCACAGGTAATCACAGAGCAGGTCTTCTGGGCATCCTCACAGGCTTTTGTTTCGGAGCAGGAAGCTGTCACCACAGACAGGAGAAGGACAGGGAATGACGGAAACAGGAACATGGTCCTTACCTTGAAGTGAAGAAAGTGAAGGAAGGGAATTTCATCCCATCTGATTTAAATAGCATTTGCTACCCACTGTGGTGTGCTGGACCCTGTGCTGGGGACAGTGGACACAGAGGGAACCATCACAACCCCTGGCTGTGAATGACTTTCAGGCTACTAGGGAGACGGGTGGGTAAAAAATGTGAGAGTTAGATCAGTGCTAAAACAAAGGCAGGTGCAAGATGAACACGAGCCTATTCTCCCTGGGATCCCAGAGCTCCTGCCAGCACAAATCTTAACAGGTAGGCACCTCCTATTCGACAGCCCACAGGGCTCGAGGATTATCCATGAGCCCTGTGTCCAGTGGTCCAGACAAAGGTGAAGAGACCTCATTGCCTGTGTGAGCTTTGGCCCCTGGATTGCTCGGATTTCTTTCTAAAGTGCTAAAGGAGCCAtggtttccttcttcctttccaatggaAGGAAAGAACTGTACTCAGACTGGGGCAGGAGACTTGAGGTCCCACAAGGTCCATCTCTTGGCTGGACTTGGTTGATGATATCCACTCTCTCATTTCCTATAAAACTTCTGATTGACATGGTGGGGCTCCAGCTGTCCTCAGAGCAGCCCCTGTTTCCCCAGCTGCTTCTTGACAGTCTTGCATAATGTCTATTTTGTGACAGGCACTTCCTGTGGGATTGGGACCTAGAGTGCCCTGAGGCAGGATTCTAACCTTCAAAATGGGAACTTTTTTGGTGATTGATCCTGTCCAGATGAGACTTCTCTTGGTTTGAGATCTTCCACTGAGAGGCCATTTCACCACCAGGCTCTGAAATTTCTGCTCAGCCTGAGTCTGGAGGGATTCAGCTCCTGCTCCCCATCCTGGAGGTTGCCCAGATGCCCCCCCAGCTCTGTGCCCCTACCCAGCCATCAGAGTCTCTTTGAGCCTTTGTCCAGGTTGGCCTGTCCTCCAGGACACTTGGCAGCCGGGACCCCATGGGACTCTCCCTCTGCTCTGCTCCAGCCTCAAATCCCAATGTCCTGACTCTTGCTGCCCAACACTGCATCTGCCTTTGCTATCCCAGCCACAGTCCCTTAacccttcccttcctccaggaCACAGTGAGAGATGCCCAGTTGGAAGGGAACTTTTGTGGTCATGTCCTTCTCCAACTTTCCTCTTTAtatcatctttgtcttttttaaaaaatctctcctgTTGGTGCCGAATTGGCACTGGATGCTACAGTCAAGGCTTGTACCTGTCACTGGCATGCACATACCACTTCTATTCTTCACTTTGGCAAAGACCACCCTTTAGTTTGCTGATGGCCAAGTGGATACAGGAAGCTCCCACTTGCTTGGGCCAGAGGGAAAGAGAGGCCCCAGGTGGACCTGATGACCACCCCCAAACCCCTACCTCACCAGGATTCAGTCAAGAAGCCAGTCTCTTGGCCCAGGCCCCTACTTCTTTCCTCCAGAAATGACTTACTAGGGCTTCCTTGGAGCCTGGAGTTAGTGGCAGGGAAGCTGGTCCTCCAGCCCAGGCCTCTGACAGGTGCCTCAGCGATGTCCAATCCAATAAGTGTGGTGACCAGGTACAAGGCTGGATTGGCCTTCAACCCCAGATTAATAATCAACCATCCCTAGAGCTACTGTGTCCTGGGCAGCTCTCCAGGGCTGCTGGCAGGGTCTCTAGCACAACACTGGGCAGCTCTCTACATTAGTGCCCTAACCACCCCCCTACTACTTCCTCTCAGGCATCCATCTCTATGACTCAGCGCCTCTGAGCTTCCAGAGTCACAGGTTCCCAGGGTAGTtttcttcagatatttattttcagaagaaGAATGCATAGATTTTCCACCAGacaaatgcatgcacacacacatacacacacatgcacacaaacacccACATGTGTACACATCTTTGTATCAGTTGATTGAACTACTtccatttgtgttttgtttattatagGGCTAGGGTGGAGAGACTAAACACCCCTAGCACTGAGtcacttccttcctctcttctcatttAGAATGTTTGTCAAATGTCTTCTTTGGGCATCTAGgcacacagggccaggcacaaGGGGAAGGGGTATTTGCAGCTGACTTCAATCCAAAGCCGAATGTGGGTGTTGGCGCTCACTGCTCCCTCTGTCCAGATATCTCCTTGTATCTTTGCTTACTAGTGGCATATTGATTGACCACCAACCACTCCCCATCCTTGTAGAATGAGAAGCTCATGAGAACAGGGGTCTTGTTCCCCAGCTGTTGTTTCTCCACCGAGAAGAGTGCCTGGAAACAGAATcaatgctcagtaaacatttgtggaACAAATGAATCCTCCAGCAGCATGTCCTCAAATCAGCCCTCTTCTCTCTGACTGGAGCTACCATCTGTGCCCCCTTTACCCGTGACCTCACTTTTCTAGGGCAGGAGCTGTACTCAGTTCACATCTCTGTCCCCAGGGTGCAATCCAGGGCTGAGCACAGAGGAGGATTTGGTACAAGgatgaagagagaggcagagacttAGACCATCTGTGCTCATCCAGGCCTGAATTTCCAGAAGTGTCCAGTTCTTGTCACCAGAGGCTGGTCAAGCCGTTCAGGTCCCGGATGTGAGCTTTAATGCTTGCCTTCCTCCAAACTCACACCCAGTCTTTGAAACGCTTCATGTCACCAAATAACTTCAGAGGTTTGTTTTTCCCAGGTGGGGAGTGAGGTGGGTCACTTCCCTATGACTCTGCCTGGTGATGGGGATTTTGGTTTCTCAAGGGTCCTCACCCTGTGTACTCATGTCATCAGGCCCCATCCAGTGGCCCTCTGGTTCCCATTCAGGGGGCCTTCCAGGCATCAAGAGGTGCTTCAATGGTAAATAAGATCCCTCTCAAAGCTGTGTCTCCTGATGCCATTGACACAATGCTGAGGGGCCCATAGGCCCAGAAGACAAAGGACTTTCAATTCACACAGCAAATAGGCAGACCTCCCAGGAAGGTGGGAAAGTGGAACTGACAGATTTGCATTGAGCCGGGATCCTAACTGTGTGCAGACTTAGAGAAAGGGTGGTTCTGAGTGGGCAGAGGGTAGGCAGGAGGTAAATACACCTAGGAGCAAAGAAACCTGAGAAAACCTGGATTCTGGAGGGGACGAGTTTCTCCCCCAAGGATGTGTACCCATAGGTCTGTCCTGTCATAGACTCAGAGGTGAATTTATGCTGCTCTTATGACTATGActgaattttgttatttatgtcaagatgaaaaattatgtttccagTGTCTCAGCACAGCATGATCTCCTGCATTGTGGAGACATAAACTCAGTGGAGAACCACACCCACAGCCCAGGCACCTCAGTGGTGTCTCAGATGGAGGCCAGGCAGATTTGAGTTCATGATGGGACAATTATCAAATACAGTAGGGGATAAGCAGAGTGAGAGCTGATAGAAATGACAAGCCTCAGAAATAGCCCTCCAAGGAGTGTGGACCCTACATGACAGATAAATTAATATGCACTTCAAAAGAGGGTataatgaaggaataaatgagaaTTATGTAATTCAATTAATAGACTAGAATTAAAAATACTATAGAGCTAATAAAATTGAATACTGGTTCTTTGTCAGAGACATAAACTTAGCAAATATGGTTGtggtcatttgggttgtttccgcCTTGTTGTAAAATTGCATCTCAGGCCCTTTGCCATAGGACTTCGTAAAGGCTCCCACTAGAGTGTGAGAAGTAAATACTCCAGTCCCTTTGCTGTTTGGTGTGGCCATGTGACCATGAGCTACAACGAAGCTTTATGTGTGCTTACAGGTTTGATATggcttttgtgtttctttcccaATCATGGGTAGTGTATATCCTGGAAAGTTACATGGAACAGACATGAACTCATCTGAAAGTCTGGAGTCCAGCTGACTGCTGCTGAGTCCAGGCTTGCTCAGCTGAAACCAGCCAAAACTCAACAAACTGGAAGATACAGAGCAGGAAATAAAAACGTTTATTGTTGCAAGCCCTGAGAGGGAGATTTACTATTGTGTTAGCTGACTGATACAATATCAATGATTAATAGAAAAGGGATAAGAAATTAACAAATCAGGAAGGAAAAGGGATTATTATACTAATATAGATAGTActaacattataaaattataccATCTACAGTAGATTTTATAGCAATATATTAGAAAACtagttaaaatacataatattataaGAAAGTTTATAATTGCTTACTTTGGCCCTAGAAGTGTTAgaataatgaatatattattgtatcacataaaatattaaaatggaagTCAAAAATTATCAACCATTTCTCCATCAACAAAATGGTTTTAAGGTGAGTTGTAGCAAATCTTCAGAGAAAAGATAATTTCTCTGTTATAGAAATGGTTTGTGTCTACAGCTACTTAGCTAACATGATTAGCCGAATATGTAACACAGAATGCATAAggacagaaaaatagaaaggaactCTCAGCCAACCTAATCTCTTAAGTACAGATgcaaaaatacaatgtaaaaaatAGCTATTAAGACCAGCAATGTATTTATGGTTAATAGAAGTCTCTGGAATATGATTTCCTACATTCATTAGCCCATGAATTAACTGCATAATATTTGGTAAATCACTTTGACCTCTATATGCCTCAATATTCTTATTTGTAAATTTGAAAGAATGATAGCAGCTATAAAATAGGGTTaatgaggattacatgagttaataCTAGTGCCCGGTCCATAGTCTGTGTAATGAGTGTATCAAGCATCAGACCAAATAGGGTATATCAGaggaatgcaaggatagttcaacatcaaaaaataatgtaaatcacTAATTTAATAAAGAGCAGGTTTCATTAAGAGCCTAAATTTATATCTCTCAGATCTTGGAACTTGGAGTTCTTTTGTTCTCAAAACTAATATGTAGTCTCAAAACTCTTGTCATTgacaggcatttaggttgattccatctccttgctattgtgaatagtgctgcaatgaacattcacatgcatgtgtctttatggtagaatgatttgtattcctctgggtatatacccagtaatgagattgctgagtcaaatagtatttttcattcttttttttttttacatttcataagtataattcataaataaatacttCATAATTTCTGGTTTGATCCCCCAGAAAGATACaataattctaaatatgtatgtactTACAAATATGGCctcaaaacatataaagaaacaaTTGACAGAATTATAAGAAAAAGCAGACAAATCCACAATCATGTGGAAGATTTTCATACAACTTTCTTATTAACTGATAGACCAAGCtgacacaaaaatcagtagatgATAAAATATTGGGAAGATACACTTAAAAACCTGAATTACTTGACATACATAGAACACTGCACCCCAAAATTCAAGGGTAGATACTATTTTTatgaaacattaataaaaattgagCATATGCTGGGATATTAAAGCAAGtttcaacaaatttcaaaaaacGTTCCCTTACCACAGAACAATTATTCTGTATATCAATGATAAAAGGATACTTTGAAAATCTCTATATATTTAAGAGGAAAATTAAGAAGTATGCTTCTAAATAACCTGTAGGCCAAAAAAAGCCATTctaatagaaattagaaaatactgtaACTGAATAATCATGAATAATTAAGTATCAAAACATATAAGATCAACTAGAGCTGCACTTGGAGGAAAATTTACAACCTTtctacattttagaaaagaagaatacTGAAAATCATTAATCTAATACCCAtttcaaaatgttagaaaaataagGCAAGTTAAgcccaaagaaaacagaagaaaataatgaagagcatgcagccataaaaaataaccaaatcacATCCttagcagcaacatggatgtagctggaggccattatcctaagcaaattaagacagagatagaaaaccaaatactgcatgttctcacccagaAATGGGAACTAAACACTGGATTCACATGGACAAGAAGATAGGAGCAATAAACACTGTGGATTCCaaaagaggggaaggagggaggaatgcAAGGGTTGAAGAACCACCTATTGAGTATTATGTTTAtttcctgggtgatgggatcactAGGAGCCccaacctcagcatcatacaatatacctgtgtaacaaacctgcacatgtacttccTGAATCTGAACTAATAATAatgagcagaaattaatgaaataaaataaaatgcaacagaAGGGATAAACCAACAAGTTTGTTCTTAGAAAAGACCAAAAGAATGGATACATTTTGATGAGCttgataaagaggaaaaaagagaagtcaCAAATAACCAATATCAGGAACGATGAGGAGTCTAACACTACATATCCTATAGACATAAAGATCATAAAATGATAATACAAATAACTTTATGCCAGTCAATTTGAAAATGTATAGGAACTggataaactagaaaaatatcaATTCCAAAACGTACACAAGAAGACGTACAAAAATCTAAGTAGTTTTCTGCATAGATTTATAAATTCAATCTATAATTATGTCTTCATCAGtgaattttacaaataatttaagaaattgttCTAATCTCACAAAAAATcctccagaaaatagaaaaaaattttaaaatttttattttttgagaccaaaaTGATCTCAATACAAAAATGTgacaaggaaaatacaaaaaaggaataTCACAGGTCAGTCTCACTCATAATGCAAAGATCCTATGATGCACATAGATAAAAATTTCCTGagcaaattatttgtttttttgcatatatttctaaattatactttaagttctgggatacatgtgcagatcgtcagatttgttacataggtatacacgggccattgtggtttgctgcacccatcaactcatcatctacactaggtatttttcctgatgctatccctcccatagcccccaacccctgacaggtaccagtgtgtgatgttcccctccctttgtccatgtgttctcattgttcagctctaacttatgagtgagaacatgcattgtttggttttctgttcttgtgttagtttgctgagaatgatggtttccagcttcatccatgtccctgtgagGGACaggaacttatccttttttatggctgcatagtattacatgatgcatatgtgccacatttctaaat contains the following coding sequences:
- the LOC126962456 gene encoding mannose-binding protein A-like codes for the protein MFLFPSFPVLLLSVVTASCSETKACEDAQKTCSVITCGIPVTNGTPGRDGRDGPKGEKGEPGQGLRGLQGPPGKSGPPGNTGAPGIPGPRGQKGDHGDNSVAEAKLANLERQLQSLRSELDHMKKLQAFSLGKMSGKKLFVTNGERMPFSEVKALCAGLQATVAAPKNAEENKAIQDVAKDTAFLGITDEATEGQFMYVTGGRLTYSNWKKDEPNDHGSGEDCVILLSNGLWNDISCTASYIAVCEFPA